Proteins found in one Acidobacteriota bacterium genomic segment:
- a CDS encoding phosphotransferase, giving the protein MAATFLNPVAAENAPRLLEYLSRAIGGRIEKLNEPPRRLVGGSENRNYLCSVRVDGHDHRWVLRCEPDSIPEWRRDWGLYDLEREFRVLQELPALNLGLPAPAAFGFSDALGVPSFVMEYLPGTPLAHEYTPSHEKILPAYARAVATVSTIAVAPGSWLSANLVHRTLDQDLAWCAEKSHSFRAEPLHDYSLSWLREHRPPSRPLVMSHGDPNPGNCLADEGRITGIVDWEFACLTDDALGSLLRVTWLYQSEALRPIFCQAMQRDVRDLTWHLALSLFRAVYVFPSPQRPHHSALLASMVGY; this is encoded by the coding sequence GTGGCCGCGACCTTCCTCAACCCGGTGGCTGCCGAGAACGCGCCGCGCCTGCTCGAGTACCTGTCTCGCGCGATCGGTGGCAGGATCGAGAAGCTGAACGAACCGCCACGGCGGCTGGTCGGCGGATCCGAGAATCGCAACTACCTGTGCTCGGTCCGCGTCGACGGTCACGACCACAGGTGGGTGCTGCGGTGCGAGCCTGACAGCATCCCGGAGTGGCGGCGGGACTGGGGACTCTACGATCTCGAGCGCGAATTCCGGGTGCTTCAGGAACTGCCGGCGCTCAATCTCGGGCTGCCCGCGCCGGCGGCGTTTGGGTTCAGCGACGCGTTGGGGGTGCCCAGTTTCGTCATGGAATACCTGCCCGGCACGCCCCTGGCGCACGAATACACGCCCTCGCACGAGAAGATCCTGCCGGCGTATGCCCGCGCCGTCGCGACCGTGTCGACGATAGCCGTCGCACCGGGTTCCTGGCTGTCAGCAAACCTCGTTCACCGAACCCTCGATCAGGACCTGGCGTGGTGCGCAGAGAAATCGCACAGCTTCCGAGCCGAGCCGCTGCACGATTACTCGTTGTCCTGGCTCCGCGAGCATCGCCCGCCATCGCGTCCGCTCGTGATGTCGCACGGCGATCCGAACCCGGGCAACTGCCTGGCCGACGAGGGCCGAATCACGGGAATCGTCGATTGGGAATTCGCGTGCCTGACCGATGACGCGCTTGGCTCGCTGCTTCGCGTCACCTGGCTGTACCAATCCGAGGCGCTGCGGCCGATCTTCTGCCAGGCCATGCAACGCGACGTCCGCGACTTGACCTGGCACCTCGCGCTCTCGCTGTTCCGGGCAGTCTATGTCTTCCCCAGCCCGCAACGGCCACACCACTCGGCGTTGCTCGCCTCGATGGTCGGCTATTGA
- a CDS encoding aspartyl/asparaginyl beta-hydroxylase domain-containing protein — protein MNRSQADLQSRKIVWAAITRIMDTGGFLKSFAGSGPELARFRHFLAMLQGHEPDPRDANPPGPNDIDPWVLPPFPGLRNVPWPDPADYPWVAAMENGFESLRAEALRLRESFMSMSYASSNDKQESKWRQGFVSAFGTQIPRQAFAAGTVPEAAIALLESLNADDYAGFSHYPFADAFYSWLDPKFVVRGHHSADNFRVRCQLALDIPDDCYLKVAGEARTWQEGKALLLDDSFWHEAVNNSDRHRLVFLTDFWHPDLTVPERRALKAAFGRKEIRLLFMTMREVPQAIVDQFMPVFAAVDREDPEIAARWTAEPDISHIPELLARIRQLHHDEAQLLKPPQ, from the coding sequence ATGAACCGCAGCCAGGCAGACCTTCAGTCCCGCAAGATCGTGTGGGCGGCCATCACCCGCATCATGGACACCGGTGGTTTTCTCAAGTCGTTCGCCGGCAGCGGACCGGAGTTGGCTCGCTTCCGCCATTTCCTGGCGATGTTGCAAGGACACGAGCCCGATCCACGCGATGCCAACCCGCCCGGCCCGAACGACATCGATCCATGGGTCTTGCCGCCGTTTCCAGGCCTGCGCAATGTGCCGTGGCCCGATCCCGCTGACTACCCATGGGTCGCCGCGATGGAAAACGGATTTGAATCACTGCGCGCCGAAGCGCTCCGCCTTCGCGAATCGTTCATGTCCATGAGCTATGCCAGTTCGAACGACAAGCAGGAATCGAAATGGCGGCAGGGCTTCGTATCAGCGTTCGGCACCCAGATCCCGCGCCAGGCGTTCGCGGCCGGCACCGTCCCCGAGGCGGCCATCGCCCTGCTGGAGAGCCTTAACGCGGACGACTACGCCGGGTTCAGCCACTACCCGTTCGCCGACGCTTTCTATTCGTGGCTCGACCCGAAGTTCGTCGTCAGGGGCCACCATAGTGCAGACAACTTCCGTGTCCGCTGCCAGCTCGCGCTCGACATTCCCGACGACTGCTATCTCAAGGTCGCCGGCGAGGCGCGCACCTGGCAGGAGGGCAAGGCCCTGCTCCTCGACGATTCGTTCTGGCACGAGGCGGTGAACAACAGCGACCGTCACCGACTCGTCTTCCTGACCGATTTCTGGCACCCCGACCTGACGGTTCCCGAACGTCGCGCGCTGAAAGCGGCGTTTGGCCGCAAGGAGATTCGACTGCTGTTTATGACGATGCGCGAAGTGCCGCAAGCGATCGTCGATCAGTTCATGCCGGTGTTCGCGGCGGTGGACCGGGAGGACCCGGAGATCGCGGCACGGTGGACCGCAGAGCCCGACATCAGCCATATCCCCGAGCTACTGGCGCGGATCCGGCAACTGCATCACGACGAGGCGCAGCTGCTGAAACCGCCTCAATAG
- a CDS encoding amino acid adenylation domain-containing protein, whose translation MRVIDQLLAELRALRVEIRVDGDQLRLRAPKGTLTPGLTAEVQERKAEILDYLRRAAENTASPDHQPIPPSPADEPLRLSFSQQRLWFLDQLEGRSPAYNMPLSARLEGPLDQPALRRALDEIVRRHAVLRSNYVATAEEPQVVIREHARCPFVFRDSPPGPGAARQSHEQRLMREEAERSFDLENDVLIRASLHRISDTSHVLFVTMHHIVSDGWSLGVFSRELSALYEAYVAGRPSPLAELPIQYADYAHWQRQWLSAGVLQRQLDFWRHTLRGAPAVMSLPLDHPRPAVQTYRGRGHAFVIDAELSRRLQACCREGDATLFMALLAGFAAVLSRYSGQTDLSVGTAVANRRPETESLIGLFVNTLVLRVDLSCEPSVREMIGRVKNTCLAAYDHQDVPFEQVVDALKPARDLSHAPLFQVSFDMQDDAADGVRMHGLTLMPMDQEAVSSKFDLSLSIGQSGDTLSCVLLYNADLFDAATVARLATHYVELLRDLAARPDARVSRLRLMDDAARQRVLVHWNPVPREWPDARTLPELVDEQAAADPQKIAVTAGDQSLTYGELVTRANRLARYLRGCGVTPESRVALVLDRSVDLLVGLLGIMKAGGAYVPIDPSYPRSRIASMLDAAGPVAIVTQQSLAADLPAGRALVVAIDAAAAEIDRLAGEPLADQPVADGLAYVIYTSGSTGQPKGVQISHRALVNFLWSMRDEPGLSAADTVLALTTISFDIAALELYLPLIVGARVVIADRATAGDPQALGRAIEDHGATFVQATPATWRMLMDAGWQPKTPIRIACGGEALPAELARRLRGQGHELWNLYGPTETTVWSAVRRVGGAPPTDVEELPGGFDPIGRPIANTQLYVLDEQFSPQPIGVPGELYIGGEGLARGYLNQPDLTADRYRPDPWSRQRGARLYRTGDLVRRLSSGDIEFIGRVDNQVKIRGFRIELGEIEAALSRHEAVGQAVVVARPDHLGDKQLVAYIATAGPARPGAEELRAFLKVRLPEFMIPATVVFLEALPHTANGKVDRQALPAVEERRRELHAVYQAPRTSTEQAIAAIWKTALHVDRVGIDDNFFDLGGHSLLMTRVHARLQTAVAARLSLVELFQYPTVRTLAARIAPAPATVVPRPTRAGSPEGTDIAIIGLAGRFPGADDLAAFWRNLRDGRESITFFTDEELLAAGVEPELIADPNYVRANGILSDVTHFDASFFGISPAEAEVMDPQHRIFLETTWHALEHAGYGAGVGDDNVGVFAACSHDRYLIFNLLPHLYTQSPLSIYQVLIGNDRDYLATRASYLLNLRGPSVNVQSACSSSLVAVHMACRSIIAGESDMAVAGGVAVKIPQRSGYLYSEGMIVSPDGHCRPFDARANGTTWGSGVGIVLLKRADRAVADGDTIYALIKGSAINNDGSLKVGFTAPGVDGQARVIAAAHAAAGVDPASITAVEAHGTGTPMGDPAEVAALNRAFGPRRDGAPHCALGSVKANIGHLDTAAGIAGLIKTTLALQHRQLPPSIHFETPNRDIAFADSAFFVNDRLRDWESADGPRRAGVSSFGLGGTNAHVILEEAPSAPAALPSRGAQAIVFSARSEVALGEMQANLAAFFAAHPETAIADAAYTQAVGRAPLPYRGAFACRSGADAAAAVVDPRRVHRGVAAATEVVFMFPGQGTQYAGMGSELYRDEPVYRAAIDRCAELLTPDLAIDLREALYPTAAQSGAASLRLGETWLTQPALFATEYALARLWMSWGIQPVAMIGHSIGEYVAACLGGVFDLPAALKLVAARGRLMWQQPEGAMLSVAAAPALLEGRLPAGVSIAAINAPQSCVVSGPTPVIDAYAGQLAATGLACRRLRTSHAFHSAMMDPVATSFAEVLRQFTFARPAIPFISNVTGDWAGDEVTGPAYWVKHLRQAVRFADGISHLAGEGRVLLEVGPGAALTRLARQQATGGRAPTTVTSMSVAREAADLQVMGDADQVADALAQLWVAGCEVDWTAYFAHERRRRVAMPLYPFARERHWVNPPDAGPDRVADTAGSRTKKLPLDQWFYLPTWVPSLSPPTAGRGALDRSAEPWLIFTNGGELGRGLIALVERQGQQVLSLPAEGVTDYDEVVATIARHGIKRIVHLWNAEPAGDSVTMRRWGYDSLIGLSQALSRRPVEAPLQIIVVSDRLHDVFGLGDVSPDTALLMGPALVIPQEHPGLTLRTIDLRTPSPAVLLAEIASGTSDPQVAYRGRTRFVPGFNRIDVTVDAGAPTALRDHGVYLITGGLGNVGLQLAEQLFASAHARIALLARSPFPDPAQWPSWLEQHNHDDATSVRIRRLQALQQRGAEVLVVSGNVSIESEMRAAVDSIRHRFGALHGVFHAAGALAAPSFTCAVSALDEAASATQFLAKVDGLGVLERVVQDQPLDFCLLVSSLAAELGGLGFAAYSAANRYMDAFAATRNGQNGTAWISTNWDAWSFADRAGAAELSMTPLQGAEAFRRVLSRMPPGRVLISTSDLSARFDQWVRRTGWDTPLEVAPKVRPRRPGAGHIVAPTSASERLLVDLWTELFGFASMSVDDDFFDLGGDSLTGVRLMSMIKSAVGKTLSLNVLLKDTTIRSLAAALDAADAGLAAWSPLVPIVTAGSHAPFFCVPGTGGSVVYLRELARALGEHGRPFYGFQAAGLDGRTPPLGSVEELAEANIAALLAFQATGPYFIGGHSFGSWVALAMAHQLKRQGHDVVVVILDAAAPGDRDLSAMAVRSDTQWLVAIATMLRQLSGTTADLNLDLLEGLDWSDKLDRFAQALIDAGVIPPDADRREIRGLVGVYKAQAQMRYRPELPPVPVDLTLVRATETLADFVDGIPVAMKHDDTWGWRDFGRDGVAVEVVPGDHLTMLTKPHCHVVARCINTILSRYEQLAATAATGKHS comes from the coding sequence GTGAGAGTGATCGACCAACTGCTGGCGGAGCTGCGAGCCCTGCGCGTGGAGATTCGCGTCGACGGCGACCAGCTGCGGCTCCGTGCGCCGAAAGGCACCCTGACACCAGGGTTGACGGCCGAAGTGCAGGAACGAAAGGCCGAGATTCTCGATTACCTCCGCCGCGCGGCTGAGAACACGGCGTCGCCGGATCACCAGCCCATCCCGCCGTCGCCCGCGGATGAGCCCCTCCGCCTGTCCTTTTCACAGCAGCGGTTGTGGTTTCTCGATCAGCTCGAAGGCCGCTCGCCGGCGTACAACATGCCGCTGTCCGCGCGACTCGAAGGCCCCCTGGACCAACCAGCCCTCCGGCGTGCCCTTGACGAGATCGTGCGCCGGCACGCGGTCCTCCGCAGCAACTATGTGGCGACGGCCGAGGAACCACAGGTCGTGATTCGCGAGCACGCGCGGTGCCCGTTTGTCTTTCGCGATTCCCCGCCCGGCCCCGGCGCCGCCCGCCAGAGCCACGAACAGCGGCTGATGCGCGAAGAAGCCGAACGGTCCTTCGATCTCGAGAACGACGTCCTGATTCGGGCCAGCCTGCACCGAATCAGCGACACCAGCCACGTGTTGTTCGTGACGATGCACCACATCGTCTCTGACGGCTGGTCGCTCGGGGTCTTCAGCCGCGAGCTGTCAGCGCTGTACGAGGCGTATGTCGCCGGCCGCCCCTCGCCGCTCGCTGAGCTGCCGATTCAATACGCTGACTACGCACACTGGCAGCGCCAATGGCTGTCGGCGGGCGTATTGCAACGGCAGCTCGATTTCTGGCGCCACACGCTGCGTGGGGCGCCCGCGGTGATGAGCCTACCGCTTGATCACCCTCGTCCGGCGGTGCAGACGTACCGCGGCCGCGGCCATGCGTTCGTGATTGACGCCGAGCTCAGCCGACGGCTCCAGGCCTGCTGTCGCGAGGGTGACGCGACGCTGTTCATGGCGCTGCTCGCGGGTTTTGCAGCAGTGCTGTCCCGCTACAGCGGGCAGACCGACCTGTCGGTGGGCACAGCCGTGGCCAACCGGCGGCCCGAAACGGAGTCGCTGATTGGCCTGTTCGTCAACACGCTGGTGCTGCGAGTCGACTTGTCTTGCGAGCCGAGTGTCCGCGAGATGATCGGTCGGGTCAAAAACACCTGCCTGGCGGCCTACGACCACCAGGATGTGCCGTTCGAGCAGGTGGTCGACGCGCTCAAGCCGGCGCGCGACCTGAGTCACGCCCCGCTGTTCCAGGTGTCGTTTGACATGCAGGACGATGCCGCCGACGGCGTGCGGATGCACGGCCTCACCCTGATGCCCATGGACCAGGAGGCCGTGTCGTCGAAGTTCGATTTGAGCCTGTCGATCGGCCAATCGGGCGACACGCTCTCTTGCGTGCTGCTCTACAACGCCGATTTGTTCGACGCGGCGACAGTGGCGCGCCTCGCCACGCACTACGTGGAACTGTTGCGCGACCTGGCTGCCAGGCCCGACGCGCGGGTGTCGCGGTTGCGGCTGATGGACGACGCCGCCCGCCAGCGGGTGCTCGTACACTGGAACCCCGTACCCCGGGAATGGCCAGACGCGCGGACTCTTCCAGAGTTGGTTGACGAGCAAGCGGCCGCCGACCCGCAGAAAATTGCCGTCACAGCCGGCGATCAAAGTCTGACTTACGGCGAACTGGTGACGCGCGCCAATCGGCTGGCGCGCTACCTCCGCGGCTGCGGCGTCACGCCGGAATCGCGGGTGGCGCTGGTGCTCGACCGCTCCGTCGATCTGCTGGTCGGACTGCTCGGCATCATGAAGGCTGGCGGCGCCTACGTGCCGATCGACCCGTCGTATCCCAGGAGTCGCATCGCCAGCATGCTCGACGCCGCGGGACCGGTGGCGATCGTCACGCAGCAATCGCTGGCAGCCGACCTGCCGGCGGGCCGCGCACTGGTCGTTGCGATCGATGCCGCCGCGGCCGAGATCGATCGCCTGGCCGGCGAGCCGTTGGCCGACCAACCCGTGGCCGATGGCCTGGCCTATGTCATCTACACCTCGGGATCGACCGGGCAGCCGAAGGGCGTGCAGATCTCGCATCGAGCCCTCGTCAATTTCCTATGGTCGATGCGTGACGAGCCGGGACTGAGCGCGGCCGATACGGTGCTGGCGCTGACCACCATCTCGTTCGACATTGCGGCGCTCGAGCTGTACCTGCCGTTGATCGTCGGCGCCCGCGTCGTGATTGCTGACCGCGCCACGGCGGGTGATCCGCAGGCACTGGGCCGGGCAATTGAGGACCATGGCGCGACCTTCGTGCAGGCCACCCCGGCGACCTGGCGCATGTTGATGGACGCCGGCTGGCAACCGAAGACGCCGATTCGCATCGCCTGTGGCGGCGAGGCGCTGCCGGCCGAGCTCGCGCGTCGACTGCGCGGACAGGGTCACGAACTGTGGAACCTGTACGGTCCAACCGAGACGACCGTCTGGTCCGCCGTCCGGCGCGTTGGTGGCGCGCCGCCGACTGACGTCGAGGAGTTGCCGGGTGGCTTCGATCCGATCGGCCGGCCCATCGCCAACACGCAGCTTTATGTCCTGGATGAGCAGTTCTCGCCGCAGCCGATTGGTGTGCCCGGCGAGCTCTACATTGGTGGCGAGGGACTGGCGCGAGGCTACCTGAATCAGCCGGACCTGACGGCCGATCGCTACCGCCCCGATCCGTGGTCACGACAACGCGGCGCGCGGCTCTACCGCACGGGTGACCTTGTCAGGAGACTTTCCTCCGGCGACATCGAGTTCATTGGCCGGGTCGACAACCAGGTCAAGATCCGCGGGTTCCGCATCGAGCTGGGCGAGATTGAGGCGGCGTTGTCCCGGCACGAGGCCGTCGGGCAGGCGGTCGTCGTCGCGCGCCCCGACCATCTTGGCGACAAACAACTGGTGGCCTACATCGCGACGGCAGGTCCGGCGCGACCCGGGGCCGAGGAGTTGCGGGCGTTTCTCAAGGTCAGGCTGCCGGAGTTCATGATTCCCGCAACCGTGGTCTTTCTCGAGGCGCTGCCGCACACCGCCAACGGCAAGGTTGATCGTCAGGCGCTGCCCGCCGTCGAAGAGCGCCGACGTGAACTGCACGCGGTCTACCAGGCGCCGCGGACCAGTACCGAACAGGCGATTGCGGCGATCTGGAAGACCGCTCTCCACGTCGATCGCGTGGGCATCGACGACAACTTTTTCGACCTCGGTGGCCATTCGTTGTTGATGACCCGTGTGCACGCGCGGCTGCAAACGGCGGTCGCCGCGCGCCTGTCACTCGTCGAGCTGTTTCAGTATCCAACGGTGCGGACGTTGGCGGCCCGGATCGCCCCGGCCCCGGCCACGGTCGTGCCGCGCCCCACCAGGGCCGGGTCACCCGAGGGCACCGACATCGCCATCATCGGCCTGGCCGGCCGGTTCCCCGGGGCCGACGACCTGGCCGCATTCTGGCGAAACCTTCGCGACGGCCGTGAATCGATCACGTTCTTCACGGACGAGGAACTCCTCGCCGCCGGCGTCGAACCTGAACTGATTGCCGATCCGAACTACGTGCGCGCCAACGGCATCCTGTCTGACGTGACGCACTTCGACGCGTCCTTCTTCGGGATTTCTCCCGCCGAAGCCGAAGTGATGGATCCGCAGCACCGCATTTTTCTCGAGACCACCTGGCACGCGTTGGAGCATGCCGGCTACGGCGCCGGCGTCGGCGACGACAACGTGGGCGTCTTCGCGGCTTGCAGTCACGATCGTTACCTGATCTTCAACCTGCTGCCGCACCTCTACACGCAAAGTCCGCTGTCGATTTATCAGGTGCTGATCGGCAACGACCGTGACTACCTGGCGACGCGCGCCTCGTACCTGCTCAACCTGCGGGGTCCCAGCGTCAACGTCCAAAGCGCCTGTTCATCGTCACTGGTGGCCGTACACATGGCGTGCCGGAGCATTATCGCAGGCGAATCCGATATGGCGGTGGCCGGTGGCGTGGCGGTCAAGATTCCCCAGCGTTCCGGCTATCTCTATTCGGAAGGAATGATCGTCTCGCCCGACGGCCACTGCCGCCCTTTCGACGCGCGCGCCAATGGCACGACCTGGGGCAGCGGCGTCGGGATCGTGCTGTTGAAGCGCGCCGACCGGGCGGTCGCCGACGGCGACACCATCTACGCGCTCATCAAGGGGTCGGCGATCAACAACGACGGCTCGTTGAAGGTCGGCTTCACCGCGCCGGGTGTGGACGGGCAAGCGCGCGTGATCGCAGCGGCCCATGCCGCGGCCGGGGTCGATCCCGCGAGCATCACCGCGGTCGAGGCTCATGGCACCGGCACGCCGATGGGCGATCCGGCTGAAGTGGCCGCCTTGAACCGCGCGTTCGGCCCCCGCCGGGACGGCGCGCCGCACTGCGCGCTCGGTTCGGTCAAGGCCAACATCGGGCACCTCGATACCGCCGCCGGCATCGCCGGGCTGATCAAGACCACTTTGGCATTGCAGCATCGGCAGCTGCCGCCAAGCATCCATTTCGAGACGCCCAATCGCGACATCGCCTTCGCCGACAGCGCGTTCTTCGTCAACGACCGGCTGCGTGACTGGGAATCGGCCGACGGACCGCGGCGCGCCGGCGTCAGCTCGTTCGGGCTCGGCGGCACCAATGCGCATGTCATTCTCGAAGAGGCGCCCTCCGCGCCGGCCGCTTTGCCGTCGCGTGGCGCGCAGGCAATCGTCTTTTCGGCGCGCAGCGAAGTCGCACTCGGCGAGATGCAGGCCAACCTGGCCGCCTTCTTCGCGGCCCATCCGGAGACCGCGATTGCCGATGCGGCCTACACCCAGGCCGTGGGCCGGGCCCCGCTGCCTTATCGGGGCGCGTTCGCCTGCCGGAGCGGCGCCGATGCGGCGGCGGCCGTGGTCGATCCGCGCCGGGTTCATCGGGGCGTCGCCGCGGCCACCGAAGTCGTGTTTATGTTCCCCGGGCAGGGCACTCAGTACGCGGGCATGGGTAGTGAGCTGTATCGCGACGAGCCCGTGTATCGCGCCGCGATCGACCGCTGTGCGGAGTTGCTGACGCCGGACCTGGCGATCGACCTGCGCGAGGCCCTCTATCCCACGGCGGCGCAGAGCGGCGCGGCATCACTGCGGCTGGGCGAAACCTGGCTGACGCAGCCAGCGCTGTTCGCGACCGAGTACGCCCTGGCCCGATTGTGGATGTCGTGGGGCATCCAGCCGGTGGCGATGATCGGCCACAGCATCGGCGAGTATGTCGCCGCCTGCCTGGGTGGCGTGTTCGATCTGCCGGCCGCGTTGAAGCTGGTCGCCGCTCGCGGGCGCCTGATGTGGCAGCAACCCGAGGGTGCGATGCTGTCGGTGGCCGCCGCGCCGGCCCTGCTGGAGGGACGGCTGCCCGCGGGCGTGTCGATCGCAGCGATCAATGCGCCGCAATCGTGCGTCGTGTCCGGGCCGACGCCGGTCATCGACGCATATGCCGGCCAGCTCGCTGCGACGGGGTTGGCATGCCGCCGGCTGCGCACGTCGCACGCGTTCCATTCAGCGATGATGGACCCGGTCGCGACGTCATTTGCAGAAGTCCTGCGGCAGTTCACCTTCGCTCGACCGGCCATCCCATTCATCTCCAACGTGACTGGCGACTGGGCAGGAGACGAGGTCACCGGCCCGGCCTACTGGGTGAAGCACCTGCGGCAGGCGGTTCGCTTTGCCGACGGCATCAGTCACCTGGCCGGCGAGGGTCGCGTGTTGCTCGAAGTCGGGCCGGGCGCGGCCTTGACCAGGCTGGCTCGGCAGCAGGCGACGGGTGGGCGAGCACCCACGACCGTTACCTCCATGTCGGTTGCGCGTGAGGCGGCCGACCTCCAGGTAATGGGCGATGCCGATCAAGTCGCCGACGCCCTTGCTCAGCTGTGGGTGGCGGGCTGCGAGGTGGACTGGACCGCGTATTTTGCGCATGAGCGTCGGCGTCGGGTGGCCATGCCGCTCTACCCGTTCGCGCGCGAGCGGCACTGGGTGAATCCTCCCGACGCCGGCCCAGATCGCGTCGCCGACACCGCGGGCAGCCGCACCAAAAAGCTGCCGCTGGACCAATGGTTCTACCTGCCGACCTGGGTCCCGTCGCTGTCGCCCCCCACTGCCGGTCGGGGCGCGCTCGACCGTTCAGCCGAGCCATGGCTGATCTTCACCAACGGCGGCGAGCTCGGTCGTGGCCTGATTGCCCTCGTGGAACGCCAGGGTCAGCAGGTGCTGTCGCTGCCCGCCGAGGGCGTCACCGACTATGACGAGGTCGTCGCAACGATCGCGCGGCACGGAATCAAGAGGATTGTGCACCTGTGGAACGCCGAGCCCGCCGGCGATTCGGTGACGATGCGGCGGTGGGGGTACGACAGCTTGATCGGCCTGTCGCAGGCGCTGTCGCGACGCCCGGTCGAGGCGCCGCTCCAGATCATCGTCGTGTCTGACCGGTTGCATGATGTCTTCGGCCTTGGCGACGTCAGTCCCGACACGGCGCTGCTGATGGGGCCGGCGCTGGTCATTCCACAAGAGCATCCCGGCCTGACGCTGCGAACCATCGACCTGCGCACCCCGTCGCCAGCCGTCTTGCTGGCCGAGATCGCGAGCGGCACTAGCGACCCCCAGGTCGCGTATCGCGGTCGCACAAGGTTCGTCCCGGGTTTCAATCGCATCGACGTCACCGTGGATGCCGGCGCGCCAACCGCTTTGCGTGATCACGGCGTTTACCTGATTACCGGAGGCTTGGGGAACGTCGGGTTGCAACTCGCCGAGCAGCTGTTCGCCAGTGCCCACGCCCGGATCGCCTTGCTGGCCCGATCGCCGTTTCCTGACCCGGCTCAGTGGCCATCGTGGCTGGAGCAGCACAACCACGACGACGCCACGAGCGTCAGGATTCGCCGCCTCCAGGCCCTGCAACAGCGTGGCGCCGAGGTCCTGGTCGTGTCGGGCAACGTGTCAATCGAGTCGGAGATGCGCGCGGCCGTCGACAGCATCCGGCATCGCTTTGGCGCTCTGCATGGGGTGTTTCACGCCGCTGGTGCGCTCGCGGCCCCGTCGTTTACGTGCGCAGTCTCGGCATTGGACGAAGCGGCCTCGGCGACACAGTTCCTGGCCAAGGTCGATGGCCTGGGCGTGCTCGAACGCGTCGTGCAGGATCAGCCGCTCGACTTCTGCCTGCTGGTCTCTTCGCTCGCGGCCGAACTGGGCGGACTTGGTTTTGCGGCGTACAGCGCAGCCAATCGCTACATGGACGCCTTTGCCGCAACTCGTAACGGCCAGAATGGCACCGCCTGGATCTCGACCAATTGGGATGCGTGGTCGTTTGCCGATCGCGCCGGCGCCGCCGAGCTGTCGATGACCCCGCTGCAGGGTGCCGAGGCGTTTCGTCGCGTGCTGTCGCGGATGCCGCCGGGCCGCGTGCTGATTTCGACCAGTGACCTGTCGGCGCGATTCGATCAATGGGTCCGGCGCACCGGGTGGGACACGCCGCTCGAGGTCGCCCCGAAGGTTCGCCCCCGCCGGCCAGGGGCAGGCCACATCGTCGCTCCCACCAGCGCGTCCGAGCGCCTGCTCGTCGACCTCTGGACCGAGCTTTTTGGCTTTGCATCGATGAGCGTGGACGACGATTTCTTCGACCTGGGCGGCGATTCGCTCACCGGCGTTCGCCTGATGTCGATGATTAAGTCGGCGGTCGGCAAGACGCTCTCGTTGAATGTGCTGCTCAAGGACACCACGATCCGAAGCTTGGCGGCCGCCCTCGACGCCGCCGACGCCGGTCTGGCGGCATGGTCTCCGCTGGTGCCGATCGTGACGGCCGGCTCGCACGCGCCATTCTTCTGCGTCCCAGGCACCGGCGGCAGCGTCGTCTATTTGCGCGAGCTGGCGCGGGCACTGGGCGAGCACGGCCGTCCGTTCTATGGCTTCCAGGCTGCTGGCCTTGATGGGCGGACACCGCCGCTTGGCAGCGTCGAGGAATTGGCCGAAGCAAACATCGCCGCGTTGCTGGCGTTCCAGGCGACCGGGCCTTACTTCATCGGCGGTCACTCGTTCGGCAGCTGGGTAGCATTGGCGATGGCCCATCAGCTGAAGCGGCAGGGACACGACGTGGTGGTGGTGATCCTGGACGCCGCGGCGCCCGGCGATCGCGATCTGTCTGCCATGGCCGTACGCAGCGACACGCAGTGGCTGGTCGCCATCGCCACCATGCTGCGGCAGCTTTCTGGCACGACCGCGGATCTGAATCTCGACTTGCTCGAAGGCCTCGACTGGTCGGACAAGCTCGATCGCTTCGCGCAAGCCCTGATCGACGCCGGCGTCATTCCGCCGGATGCCGATCGCCGGGAGATCCGGGGCTTGGTCGGCGTCTACAAGGCGCAGGCGCAAATGCGCTACCGCCCCGAGTTGCCGCCCGTTCCTGTTGATCTGACCCTGGTGCGCGCCACCGAGACGCTGGCCGACTTCGTCGACGGCATCCCAGTGGCCATGAAGCACGACGACACGTGGGGCTGGCGCGATTTTGGCCGCGACGGCGTTGCCGTGGAAGTCGTCCCGGGCGACCACTTGACGATGCTGACGAAACCGCATTGCCACGTCGTCGCTCGATGCATCAACACCATTCTTTCTCGCTACGAGCAGTTGGCCGCGACGGCCGCGACCGGCAAGCATTCGTAA